A genomic segment from Lignipirellula cremea encodes:
- a CDS encoding IS701 family transposase, translating to MAKRKRSAKRPQAKHKKQTPSQHHKCQRLKRTNPLRSRTTEAITPLCGYLQTAVAALQSVLDRRIAFRLSIIVAGMLLADDRRTASAWFAAAGVQQDWDRFYECLISVGRSSGSLASAMVGLLVQKFAPGVGDRIQLALDDSPTSRFGRCVEGAGVHHNPTPGPADGEWLYGHNWVLLTWLATHPLWGVIALPLQSLLYVRQADVPKLAVKYAWEFRTKHELGVALLTSFVQSLRARGVRNSVWLAVDGAYAARPFLLPVLKLGVTVVSRLRRDACLFDLPGEAVPHRRGRRRIYGRNKLSLATLADQSQGWESLTYSGRGVEVTRPCKSFLATSELISGRIRVVLLRFDDGNWAPYFCTDPSADVREILEAVAARWAIEECFQGMKEVWGAGQQQVRNVWSSIGCWNLNSWVYGLVELCSWESPQAELSDRRSRPWDNASRRPSHADRRRTIARKMLEKQFIATLPPTPNSPQIRTLLEGLIAIVI from the coding sequence ATGGCCAAGCGTAAGCGATCCGCCAAACGTCCGCAAGCGAAACACAAAAAGCAGACGCCGTCGCAGCATCACAAGTGCCAGCGTTTGAAGCGGACCAATCCCTTGCGATCGCGCACGACAGAAGCGATCACCCCTTTGTGCGGCTATCTCCAGACGGCGGTGGCCGCCTTGCAGTCGGTGCTGGATCGACGGATCGCCTTTCGGTTGTCGATCATCGTCGCGGGCATGTTGCTGGCCGACGATCGACGCACCGCCAGCGCCTGGTTCGCCGCGGCCGGGGTGCAGCAGGACTGGGATCGCTTCTATGAATGCCTCATCAGCGTTGGCCGATCGTCGGGATCGCTGGCCAGCGCCATGGTCGGCTTGCTCGTGCAGAAGTTCGCGCCGGGCGTCGGCGACCGCATTCAGCTCGCCCTGGATGACTCGCCCACTTCGCGCTTCGGACGCTGTGTGGAAGGCGCCGGAGTGCATCACAATCCGACGCCGGGACCGGCCGACGGAGAATGGCTTTACGGCCACAACTGGGTCCTGTTGACCTGGCTGGCGACGCATCCGTTGTGGGGCGTGATCGCCTTGCCGCTGCAGTCGCTGCTGTACGTCCGCCAGGCCGATGTGCCGAAACTGGCGGTAAAATATGCATGGGAATTCCGTACGAAACACGAACTGGGCGTCGCGCTGTTGACGTCGTTCGTGCAATCGCTGCGCGCCCGCGGCGTGCGGAACTCGGTCTGGCTGGCGGTCGACGGCGCCTACGCCGCACGACCTTTTCTCCTGCCTGTGCTGAAACTCGGCGTCACGGTCGTCAGCCGCTTGCGCAGGGACGCCTGCTTGTTCGACCTGCCCGGCGAAGCTGTTCCGCACCGTCGCGGCAGGCGCCGGATTTATGGCCGGAACAAACTCTCCCTGGCGACACTCGCCGACCAAAGTCAAGGTTGGGAATCGCTCACCTATTCTGGCCGAGGCGTCGAAGTCACGCGCCCGTGCAAATCGTTCCTGGCGACATCGGAGTTGATCAGCGGGCGCATCCGTGTGGTGCTGCTCCGCTTTGACGACGGCAACTGGGCGCCTTACTTTTGCACGGACCCCAGCGCCGACGTGCGTGAGATTCTGGAGGCCGTCGCCGCGCGCTGGGCGATCGAAGAATGTTTCCAAGGGATGAAAGAAGTCTGGGGCGCCGGTCAGCAGCAAGTTCGAAATGTGTGGTCGAGCATCGGCTGTTGGAATCTCAACAGCTGGGTGTACGGCCTTGTGGAACTGTGCAGTTGGGAGTCGCCGCAAGCGGAACTGAGCGACCGCCGCTCCCGCCCCTGGGACAACGCCTCGCGTCGGCCGTCCCACGCCGACCGTCGCCGCACAATCGCCCGTAAAATGTTAGAAAAACAATTTATCGCCACTCTACCCCCGACGCCCAACAGCCCCCAAATCCGCACGCTCCTTGAAGGGCTAATCGCCATAGTAATATGA
- the tnpC gene encoding IS66 family transposase, whose protein sequence is MDASLSNDDGLVDAAFLEKVLRGRLSEAEARTFAAAGAEIIAFTMLALTQRVAGQQAAGPNTPSAAVPPYAKPTASPRKGQRRRGGQKGHPGVTRPPLPEPDRRRELQLDCCPECQGKLQRTGDTRTRRSEDIPDGLKPVITEDILHRDYCPTCKKRVEPKPPDVLPNCTLGNRTLVLSAVLHYLQGLTISQIVDTFNFHLRMKVTPGGLMQMWHRLATLLFAWYVQIQAECLDSARLNADETGWRVQGKTHWLWCFAGPDATFYMIDRSRGSPALQKFFTKAFEGVLITDFWSPYDAIVCADKQKCWPHLLRDMANVDEKHAGDKVWQSFARRVISVYREAKKLHAAKATTAAVDYDIAAMRLESRLATIAGEAWNHPDAARLAKRLAKYGDQLLTFLWHDDIPSDNNHGERQIRPAVMIRKNSYGNHSDRGMLTQSVLMTIFRTLKLRNQQPLETILEALANYAKTGKIPPLPQKAE, encoded by the coding sequence ATGGACGCTTCCCTTTCTAACGACGATGGCCTGGTGGACGCCGCCTTTTTGGAGAAGGTGCTGCGTGGGCGGTTGAGTGAGGCTGAGGCTCGAACGTTTGCTGCGGCCGGGGCCGAGATTATCGCCTTTACCATGCTGGCGCTTACGCAGCGGGTCGCTGGTCAGCAGGCGGCCGGGCCGAACACGCCGTCGGCCGCCGTTCCGCCGTACGCCAAGCCGACCGCTTCGCCCAGGAAAGGTCAGCGGCGACGCGGCGGACAAAAAGGACATCCCGGCGTCACCCGACCGCCGCTTCCTGAGCCGGATCGGCGCCGCGAACTCCAACTCGATTGTTGCCCTGAGTGCCAGGGCAAGCTGCAGCGAACAGGCGACACTCGCACTCGCCGCAGCGAAGACATTCCCGACGGCCTCAAGCCGGTCATTACGGAAGACATCCTGCATCGCGACTATTGCCCGACCTGCAAAAAACGCGTCGAGCCCAAGCCGCCCGACGTCCTGCCGAACTGCACGCTCGGCAATCGCACGCTGGTCCTGTCGGCCGTGCTCCATTACCTGCAGGGACTGACGATCAGCCAGATTGTCGACACCTTCAACTTCCATCTGCGAATGAAGGTCACGCCGGGCGGGCTCATGCAGATGTGGCATCGGCTGGCGACTCTGCTGTTCGCCTGGTATGTGCAGATTCAAGCCGAATGTCTCGACTCGGCCCGGCTCAACGCCGACGAAACCGGCTGGCGAGTGCAAGGCAAGACGCATTGGCTGTGGTGCTTCGCCGGGCCGGATGCGACTTTCTATATGATCGATCGCAGTCGCGGTTCGCCGGCGTTACAAAAGTTTTTTACCAAAGCCTTCGAAGGCGTCCTCATTACCGACTTCTGGTCGCCGTACGATGCGATCGTCTGCGCCGACAAACAGAAGTGCTGGCCGCACCTGCTGCGCGACATGGCGAACGTCGACGAAAAACACGCCGGTGACAAGGTCTGGCAGTCGTTCGCGCGGCGAGTGATCAGCGTCTATCGCGAAGCGAAGAAACTGCACGCCGCCAAGGCGACAACGGCTGCGGTCGACTACGACATCGCCGCGATGCGATTAGAAAGCCGACTGGCGACCATCGCCGGCGAAGCCTGGAACCACCCCGACGCGGCCCGCCTCGCCAAACGCCTGGCGAAGTACGGCGACCAGCTGCTGACCTTTTTATGGCACGACGACATCCCCTCGGACAACAACCACGGCGAGCGTCAGATTCGTCCGGCGGTGATGATCCGCAAGAACAGTTACGGCAACCACAGCGACCGCGGCATGCTCACCCAATCAGTACTGATGACGATCTTCCGCACCCTCAAACTGCGAAATCAACAACCGCTCGAAACGATCCTCGAAGCCCTCGCGAACTACGCCAAAACCGGAAAAATCCCGCCCCTGCCGCAGAAGGCTGAATAG
- a CDS encoding transposase: MQRRIDPQNGSGQSPMIVPEKIVYELADRQQAIAAGGLGALVQTARRLDLRQAINDSITLLKLHRPYDEADHVLNIALNLLAGGGCLEHLEDRRCDEAYLNALGAERIPDPTTAGDFCRRFQEMDILRLMNGFNQVRERVWKEQPDAFFDCAIIEADGTQVQTSAEKKQGIGINYKGEWGYHPLVVTLANTREPLFIVNRSGNRPSHENAAFFFDLAVERCRKAGFRKVVLRGDTDFALTENFDRWSEQNVEFVFGIDAMPKLVGIAKTLAETEWKTLHRRKHKPPSRRAKRPRCKEQIVEQNGYLNKQLVSEQIAEFDYQPGKCGRSYRIIAQLKQCALSAPLDNLLSNWAYMVIASLAWSLKAWATLSIQPAGNGDSRAEQTRQKAALLAMDFTTFRDRVLMVPAQIIRGGRQIVYRLLSYRPTLDYLLLIVQNVHRPLRC; this comes from the coding sequence ATGCAGCGCAGGATTGATCCCCAGAACGGGTCCGGCCAGTCGCCGATGATCGTTCCCGAGAAAATCGTTTACGAACTGGCCGACCGGCAACAAGCGATCGCCGCCGGCGGTTTGGGCGCCCTGGTGCAGACGGCCCGGCGACTGGACTTGCGGCAGGCGATTAACGATTCGATCACGCTGCTCAAGTTGCATCGTCCGTACGATGAGGCCGACCATGTGCTCAACATCGCCCTGAACCTGCTGGCCGGCGGCGGTTGCCTGGAGCATCTCGAAGACCGCCGCTGCGACGAGGCGTATCTCAACGCACTCGGCGCGGAGCGGATTCCCGATCCGACCACCGCCGGCGACTTCTGCCGCCGCTTTCAAGAGATGGATATCCTGCGGCTGATGAATGGCTTCAATCAGGTCCGCGAGCGGGTCTGGAAAGAGCAGCCCGACGCGTTCTTCGACTGCGCCATCATCGAGGCTGACGGCACCCAGGTGCAGACCTCGGCCGAGAAGAAACAGGGCATCGGCATCAACTATAAAGGGGAGTGGGGCTATCATCCCCTGGTCGTCACGCTGGCCAACACCCGGGAGCCGCTGTTCATCGTCAACCGCAGCGGCAATCGTCCCAGCCATGAAAACGCCGCGTTCTTCTTCGACCTGGCGGTTGAGCGCTGTCGCAAAGCGGGCTTCCGCAAGGTGGTCCTCCGGGGCGACACGGATTTCGCCCTGACGGAGAACTTCGATCGCTGGAGCGAGCAGAACGTGGAGTTTGTGTTCGGGATCGACGCCATGCCCAAGCTGGTCGGAATCGCGAAAACCCTCGCAGAAACCGAGTGGAAAACGCTTCACCGCCGCAAACACAAACCGCCCTCAAGGCGCGCCAAGCGGCCGCGTTGTAAAGAACAAATCGTCGAGCAGAACGGCTACCTCAACAAGCAGCTCGTGTCCGAGCAGATCGCCGAGTTCGACTATCAGCCGGGCAAGTGCGGCCGCTCTTACCGCATCATCGCGCAGCTCAAGCAGTGTGCGTTGTCGGCGCCGCTGGACAACCTGCTGAGCAACTGGGCGTACATGGTGATCGCCTCGCTGGCCTGGAGTTTGAAAGCCTGGGCAACGCTGAGTATCCAGCCTGCCGGCAACGGCGACTCGAGGGCGGAACAAACGCGCCAGAAGGCCGCACTGCTGGCGATGGACTTCACGACGTTTCGCGATCGCGTGTTAATGGTGCCCGCGCAGATCATTCGCGGCGGACGGCAGATCGTCTATCGGTTGCTGAGCTATCGTCCGACGCTGGACTACCTGCTGTTGATCGTGCAGAACGTCCATCGCCCGCTCCGCTGTTGA
- a CDS encoding DUF6933 domain-containing protein has protein sequence MILRLSQKLNTKIKAGPIKAMPLDENPYADWSCHLFTADRTQYILMSNTPSLYSCVMFGRGITDDSRFIERALSTIREFMDDDGQAFIYQKFIAPASGTVSFAKALNRSVTGSMNDLINHATAWLQDGDISPHDVGFKLNDVLLSALATDESRGYGIPKEALKRLMDEA, from the coding sequence ATGATTCTTCGTCTCTCGCAGAAGCTCAACACGAAGATCAAGGCGGGCCCGATCAAGGCGATGCCGCTGGATGAAAATCCGTATGCCGACTGGTCATGCCACCTTTTCACGGCAGACCGCACGCAGTACATCCTGATGAGCAACACTCCTTCGCTGTACTCGTGCGTGATGTTCGGGCGGGGAATTACCGACGATAGCCGCTTCATCGAACGAGCATTAAGCACCATCCGTGAATTCATGGATGACGATGGGCAGGCTTTCATCTACCAGAAGTTCATCGCACCGGCCAGCGGCACGGTCAGCTTCGCCAAGGCGTTGAATCGATCCGTTACAGGGTCGATGAATGACTTGATAAATCATGCGACGGCTTGGCTGCAAGATGGCGATATTTCGCCGCACGACGTTGGCTTCAAGCTCAACGACGTGTTGCTGTCGGCGCTGGCGACTGACGAATCCCGTGGGTACGGGATTCCCAAAGAGGCGTTGAAGAGGCTGATGGATGAAGCCTGA
- a CDS encoding tetratricopeptide repeat protein: MLEKLERKSDLAHALKNLGAVNHELGRLEESLSDIERSIEITIELEFMSPASP; encoded by the coding sequence ATGCTAGAGAAACTGGAAAGAAAAAGCGATCTTGCCCATGCCTTAAAAAATCTTGGCGCCGTAAATCACGAGTTGGGGCGGTTGGAGGAGTCTCTCTCTGATATTGAAAGGTCCATCGAAATCACAATAGAGCTTGAGTTTATGTCGCCGGCTAGTCCTTAA
- a CDS encoding ISAzo13 family transposase gives MVAAVEEIVEQHTAGSPMNPDIRWTNRSPSDICEALVARGFYVWPQTVRRILQEDLDLGLRQACKIETTCHYPDRNAQFEYIAELRERFHDCGRPVLSIDTKKKEKLGDFYRPGAAWTDGFVTAPDHDFPSQATGKLTPYGVYDVGANQGFMLLSTGADTAELACEAVRQWWCRVGQYNYRPRPREILLLCDCGGSNSYRQYLFKQELKHLAMRLKMTIRVAHYPPGCSKYNPIEHRMFCHVSRSLRGVILDRLETAAHYIGQTRTLTGLKVLAEKARQIYVKAQKATTEFLERMPIFFDKNRPELNYWATPCEY, from the coding sequence TTGGTCGCCGCCGTGGAAGAGATCGTCGAGCAGCATACGGCCGGATCGCCGATGAACCCCGACATCCGCTGGACCAATCGCTCGCCCAGCGACATTTGCGAAGCGCTCGTCGCCCGCGGCTTTTACGTGTGGCCGCAAACGGTCCGCCGCATCTTGCAGGAAGACCTCGACCTGGGCTTGCGACAGGCGTGCAAAATCGAGACCACCTGTCACTATCCGGATCGCAACGCGCAGTTTGAATACATCGCCGAGCTGCGTGAGCGGTTTCATGACTGTGGGCGGCCGGTGCTCAGCATCGACACGAAAAAGAAGGAAAAACTCGGTGATTTCTATCGCCCTGGCGCCGCCTGGACCGATGGGTTTGTCACGGCGCCCGATCACGATTTTCCGTCGCAAGCGACCGGCAAACTGACGCCTTACGGCGTGTACGACGTCGGCGCCAACCAAGGTTTCATGTTGCTCTCGACCGGCGCCGATACGGCCGAACTGGCGTGCGAAGCGGTGCGGCAATGGTGGTGTCGAGTCGGACAATATAACTACCGTCCGCGTCCGCGAGAGATCTTGTTGCTCTGCGACTGCGGCGGCAGCAACAGCTATCGGCAATACCTTTTCAAGCAAGAACTAAAACATTTGGCGATGCGTTTGAAGATGACGATTCGCGTGGCGCATTACCCGCCCGGCTGTTCGAAATACAATCCGATTGAGCATCGCATGTTCTGCCACGTATCGCGTTCCCTGCGAGGCGTGATCCTCGATCGTCTAGAAACGGCTGCTCACTACATCGGCCAAACCCGCACCCTGACCGGCCTCAAGGTGCTGGCGGAGAAGGCGCGTCAAATCTACGTCAAAGCCCAAAAGGCGACCACGGAATTCTTAGAACGCATGCCCATCTTCTTCGACAAAAACCGCCCCGAACTCAACTACTGGGCCACGCCCTGCGAATACTGA